From the genome of Primulina huaijiensis isolate GDHJ02 chromosome 11, ASM1229523v2, whole genome shotgun sequence:
aaataaattagtactttaaaaaatgttatgaaaaaaataataagaggacacacaataataacaataataataataataatctaacATCTTCGAGAATTAAAAATTAtggcaaaaatattatatttgtttaggcaaaaacaaattcgcagattttaacatattttacttGTGAATGGCTCACTTTTCCATTTTCCCGTTTGTTAATAGAAAGCGACAGTCAATTCATAGGAACCCATTGGTTCACAGAACTCAAATGACCACAAAAAACATGAAATCACGACCGTAGATTCCCACCCATCTGACAATATCCCGTACGTTAATCTTCCTCGAGATAAGCTTGATTCATTACCTCGTGCCGTCAGATTCAGTTCTTTCGAAAGTACGGATTTGCCCCGGCATTGAATTGTGATAGCGGTGGCAGGGGGTAAGGGTAATTTCGGATGGAAAAAAAGCCACCGGTTAATCCCTCAAATCCTATTTTATTGCTGGTCCCTGTTGTAAAAGTACTGGAGAAGAGCTCTCGTTTTCAGTTTACCCACGCTCCTAGTTGCGCGTGTAAGTGTGCATGttaacacattttaaaatcctgTACCAATTCATTTTATGTTTACTCatttattatgaaaataaaatagagaCGATAGATGGTGGAAgagtttatgtttatgattataCAACATAAATCAAAGGAATTGAAATAAGCTTCCgacaattttgaaatttgaaacaaCTAAGAGTGTATAAAAACTATCATACGCTTGAAATAATGATGATTGTCTTTCGTTTGTTTATATCCTAATTATCATTATAGTTGATTTTTTATGATGTGGAATTGTTGATACAATGAGTTGTTAGaacattttttcataatttattttgttgacaaCAAACAATATTATTACTGCGAAAATTACAAAGATCGATATACAGAATCCACATTGTTTCATGATTCGTTACACGCAACATTTCGCAAGAGGTAAAGCAACTCTTTGGAAACAACACATTGTTTCATGATTCGTTTTCATGAAAGGGTGCACTGTTTCATGAAGGGTCGCGTCCGTTCTGAATCAATGTTTCATTTCTATATATATCAAATCATTAGtttaagaaattaaattcaGATTCTGATTTGATTTAGTTGCCTACAAATACAGAATTATTTCATTGTATACTGAGAGAAATTTTTCACATCCAGACTAAAGAGAAAGAGAAAACATTACAAACGTGTCTTGGAATTCATTCACACTatctaaatttcaaaataatgtcTCAACATGAGTAATCACGTTAAGATATGCATAAGGAAGATAGATATCGAAAGAGATTAACATTAATGAAAGCGACGCATTTTGATTTGAAGATTAATTTAGACCCATTACTATTTCGTGACAGACACGCGCGAGTTCTTGACGTGGTTGCGGGTAGAACGATAGAAACCCTACCAAGAAACGTCTACAGACAAAccacataaattaattaattaactaaaaagAGTGAAAAGGGAAAACAATTGAACAAGAAAGAGAGAGACAGAGAGAGCATCCATGGCAGAAAACACAAGGCAGGGACATTTCTACTTCTTCGTAGATTAGAGGAGAGAATTATTGACTGTGAAATGAAATTGCTTCGAACCTCCATTTCCATAATTTCTTGACCACCCATCCAATTTGTTCATTATCCCAGTATAATGATACTGAAAGGATAGCCGCAGCTACAGATTGATACATGTTCTTGTAGGTATACATGCGCCTACATGCACATAGGTACTTGTATATATTCCCGAGTTTCCTGCATTTGCAAAGATTTTATCTTGTGGATTCATATCAAAGATTTTAATTGTCTTGTAAAATATTCTGGCCAGTCTTGTTTTGGTTGGTTGAATCTAGAGGGATTGAAGTAGGTGGTGGGTTTTTGGGTCTTTGGTTCTTAAATGAAGGGGGTGCCCTCACCCTTTGATTTTGAGGGGACGGGGGTGTTAGATTTGGAGCTGATTTTGAAAAATAGAGGTTTCTTCTCAGATTATTGCAACAAAAGTCAATTCTTTAACGGTAATTGTGGTGAGCCTACTTCTGTCCTGGATTCTGCGCGGTTTCCTAGCCGGCATTCATCTTCCTCAACCCTGAGTTCTTCTttcggcggcggcggcggcacGCCGGGGGTGGTGGCTGTTTCTGACACAAACCCATCTCACAAATGGCTGCAAGACTCTACTACTGCCACCAGCTCCAATGCTGGAGGAGCTGATAGGGAACTCTTCCCTGTTCCTCCGTTTCTTGAGATCGAAACTGCCTGCCGGGAAGGAAATGCGGAGAAATGTGGTATGTGGGACTGGGAGAGTGTGTTTTCAGGGTCTGTCGCCCCTTCTCCGAGCCAAGAACAACCCGTTTTCAGGTGGATCATGGGGGATGTTGAAGACCCTGTGTTGGGAAGTCTGAATAAGGTTCTTCAAATCTCCGGCGGCGGTTCAGCTGCAGCGGGGTTTGAGTCTGGTGGTGGTTTCGGGGTTATGGATCAAAGCTTTGGTGGAGACCAATTTGGTGCGATTCCTACCAGCCAATTATCTTCAAATCTCCATACTAATCTTGTGTACCCTTCTATATCTAACAATTTAGGATCTTTTGCTCTTCATCAGCAACCTACTTATGATTCTTCCACAGAAATGAAGTCTCCCATTTTCAATCCACAGCTGCTGTCAAACCAAAGCCAAAGTCAGTATTCTCAGAATTCATTATTTTTGTTACCTCTACCGTATTCGCAACTCCAAGAACCTGTCATTTTCGCTACACCTCAGGCCAAAAGGCTCAATTCTGGCTCCATTGGCGGATTCGTCGAGCTACCCATTGGCCATATCCCTAAAGGGTCTTCTTTTTTACCTCCACAGAATTTGCATCAGAAGCCAATTGAGTCAGAACAGCAGGCGATTGACCAGCTATACAAGGTCGCAGAGCTGGTCCAGACAGGGAATCCTATACTCGCGCAAGGGATATTGGCGCGGCTCAATCACCAGTTCTCTGCCGTTGGCAAGCCTTTGCTAAGGGCTGCTTTTTACTGTAAGGAGGCATTGCAAATGCTCCTTCACACGAATAACACCACCAACACCTCCATCATTAATTCATCCCCATATAGTCTCGTTTCCAAGATTGGTGCTTACAAGGCTTTCTCTGAGATTTCACCCCTAGTACAATTTACTAACTTCACCTGTAACCAAGCCATTCTTGAAGCCTTGGATGGATTTGATGGAATTCATATTGTAGATTTTGATATTGGGTATGGTGGACAATGGGCCTCTCTTATCCATGAGCTAGCATCAAGGGGGAGGGGCGTAACACTTTTGAAAATAACCGCAGTTGTCTCCCCCTCGACACATGATCAGATAGAATTAGGCCTTGCTAGAGAAAATCTCATTCAATTTGCAGGTGAAATCAATCTTGAATTTGAGTTTGAGGTTATGAGTATTGATTCCTTGAATTCTAGTTCATGGTCTCCATCTTTTCTTGCATCTGGAAATGAAGCTGTTGCAGTGAATCTACCATTTGGTTCCTTTATGAATCACCAATTACCAGCTCCTTTAGTTCTTCACCGAGTCAAGCAATTGTCACCAAGAATAGTGGTCTCTGTGAACGAAGGATGTGATAGAACTGACCTTTCGTTTTCTGGCCGGGTAATCCACACTGTTCAATCATATTCGAGCCTGCTCGAATCTCTCGATGCTGTTAGCATAAATACCAATGCCTTGAAGAAGATTGAGCGTTTCTTGATCCAACCTGGAATCCAAAAGTCTATAATGGGTCATTTTCATACTGAAAAACCGCAGAACTGGAGGAGTGCATTTTTGTCGTCTGGATTTACCCCGGCAACATTTAGCAATATCAACGAATCACAAGCTGAATGCATCCTGAAGAGGACCCCGGTTCGAGGATTCCACCTAGATAAGGGCCAATCTTCTCTGGTTCTTTGTTGGCAAAAGATGGAGTTGATATCTGTTTCAGCTTGGAGATGCTAATAGTAATTAGCTGAATTTAATCCCTCCCTTCAACTTTACCAATTTCCTTTTGCTAATTCTATATTTGGCTTAGGCAGGATTTTAGTACTTAATGTTCTGTATTAATCTTGATTATTGGCCTTTGCTGGTATATTTTAACTTTTCTTAGTATTGAATATAGTCTTCACCAATTTGGATGTTTGTCAGTTCTAATCTTGTCCTTCAAATCTTGTTATACCATCAAGATTTTGCCATTAGGCCTCCTGTCCGATTTCCTGAAATTGTAGTTTGAAAAATCATCTGTTTTGCATCGACACTTACTTCATATTGATGCTGTCTTTTCTTTGTATCAAGCCGAGATTTCTTCTTGTCTTTACTCGAATTAAGCTTATGCTCTGTGCATTTTCACGTGATTTAAATGCTCATACCTCCACTCTGCTTGATGTTATTGAAATGGAGGTCTAATCATTAGATTAATCAAAACCTAGTTACTTCCCtagtataatttaaaaagtttgtCATCGCCATAAATTTTGGGGATTTAATAATAGATGGTAGGCTTAAACTATAATGGATGATATACAAAATTCTATTTAGTACATGCATCTGCGATAGGGTATGCTCTGTCTCCATCATTAGTTtatataaaacaaattataCAACTTAATAATCCTACACAAAATTCAATGTCAGCTTTTGTGATATAATTACGTTGAACTTTAAGACTAATTAGTTTCTTAATAACGTCTGTCCAAATCAAATCACATGGGACTCGTACTATTCTTGATTAGTTTTAGCCATGATTGGAGTTCTTTATTCATCAATTTAATGTGCAAttgtgtgattttttttttaagagagAAAAACCATGTTGTGACATTGAATTAGAAATTACTGATCGACGACAAATAAttgcatgaataaataaataaaaataattagcaatTGGGTTAGTTTATGTCTTttgtaattaaataaatatatgataaataaaattttataaatttattaaaaaaaattaaaataaaaagagagaTTGTCCCTGTCCAGCCCATCACAGCCAGCTTGGATGTCTCCTCGCATGGTTAGCATTGTAATCTCTGTCTAATTAATATTAAggtaaaaacttatgtgagacgatttcacggatcgtattttgtgagacagatcttttatttgggtcatcaatgaaaaatattattttttatgctaagagtattactttttattgtaaatatcggtagggttgatccgtctcacttataaagattcgtgagaccgtctcacaaaaagaCCTACTCTAATATTAATGATGTACAAGCTTGAATTATTGAAAATGTGTACATTATAATAAATAGTGACTCTTAATTTCTTTAAACACGATCATACTTGTAAAAATATtacgtgaaaaaaaaaatacattaaatgCAAAGAAAACATGTAACGTCAATGTTAAAGGATGAACAAACAAACTTAGTCGATACTTTTAGATAAATATCGAaatatttagattttaaaatGGGACCATatcaagttaattttttttaagatttaagtCACGGCGTCGTGGCATTCGTTGTATTTATCCCATAACCAAGATTAAAGAACGTACGTACATACATAAATGTATATAATGTAATAGAATGACGATAAGGGAGCATATACGAAAATAGAGAAATTATTTAGatattattaaaagtataattAGGTAATGTGTAACGATTAGGATGGACTGTTTGGTATGACAAGCGAACAATAAGatgatgaatatatatatacatatatatatatatatatataacaatggTCCATACTCCATTCATTGCATAAGGGTGactcatatttatatatatatatatataacaatggTCCATACTCCATTCATTGCATAAGGGTGACTCATATTTCCATTTCTGGGAAACATCAAAgtttagataaaaatatttaaataatcctattttgtatataaaatattatcttaTGAATTGATCTGGGTAATATTGTAATCCTCTAATTTTCATTTATACTTCcaattagttcactaaatttcATCTTTAATTTCACATCTGAAACTATGACGAGCAATGGAAATTGCTGCGTACGTACCTGATTTAATTTGTTAGTTGGGCCAAAAAATTTTGAGAACTTTGGAAATGCGGGGAAAATTGCCTTCATTGATCGATCCACACTCatatatgatgtatttatattttattgtgttatGTTGGATTACATCttgctattttttttatgacaatGAAACTCGCAACTACTATTTTTTAACATACGTTAGGTAAACCTTCGATCTAAC
Proteins encoded in this window:
- the LOC140988283 gene encoding scarecrow-like protein 6 → MKGVPSPFDFEGTGVLDLELILKNRGFFSDYCNKSQFFNGNCGEPTSVLDSARFPSRHSSSSTLSSSFGGGGGTPGVVAVSDTNPSHKWLQDSTTATSSNAGGADRELFPVPPFLEIETACREGNAEKCGMWDWESVFSGSVAPSPSQEQPVFRWIMGDVEDPVLGSLNKVLQISGGGSAAAGFESGGGFGVMDQSFGGDQFGAIPTSQLSSNLHTNLVYPSISNNLGSFALHQQPTYDSSTEMKSPIFNPQLLSNQSQSQYSQNSLFLLPLPYSQLQEPVIFATPQAKRLNSGSIGGFVELPIGHIPKGSSFLPPQNLHQKPIESEQQAIDQLYKVAELVQTGNPILAQGILARLNHQFSAVGKPLLRAAFYCKEALQMLLHTNNTTNTSIINSSPYSLVSKIGAYKAFSEISPLVQFTNFTCNQAILEALDGFDGIHIVDFDIGYGGQWASLIHELASRGRGVTLLKITAVVSPSTHDQIELGLARENLIQFAGEINLEFEFEVMSIDSLNSSSWSPSFLASGNEAVAVNLPFGSFMNHQLPAPLVLHRVKQLSPRIVVSVNEGCDRTDLSFSGRVIHTVQSYSSLLESLDAVSINTNALKKIERFLIQPGIQKSIMGHFHTEKPQNWRSAFLSSGFTPATFSNINESQAECILKRTPVRGFHLDKGQSSLVLCWQKMELISVSAWRC